The genomic interval CCGTGGAGGCGGCTTCTCGACAAACTTCTTAACAGAGGGCGATATGCCTTTAACGATGGTCCGTTTGAATCTCGTTGCAGGATTAGGTCCAGTGTTACAAATTGCGGAAGGTTATTCAGTGACATTAGATGAAGACATTCACCGTACTTTAGATGACCGTACGGATCCAACTTGGCCAACGACTTGGTTTGCGCCACGTTTAACAGGTCAAGGTGCTTTTAAATCTGTATATGATGTCATGAATCATTGGGGTGCGAATCACGGTGCCATCAGTTACGGTCATATCGGTTGCGAGTTGATTACATTAGCATCTATGTTAAGAATTCCAGTCAGCATGCATAATGTGGACGAATCAGACATTTTCAGACCACGTGTATGGCAACATTTTGGTACGGAATCATTGGAAAGTGCGGATTATCGTGCTTGTGCAACATATGGCCCAGTATATCGCTAGGTGGTGACTTTATGAGCGAAACAAAGCATATTGCGATTGATTTTGGCGCAAGCTCAGGCAGAGTCATCTTAGGGACGTTTGACGGTCACAAAGTACAATTGGAAGAGGTGTACCGTTTTGCGAATACACCTGTTGAGATGAATGGCGTCTTGTATTGGGACTTTCCGAAGTTGTTTCAAGAAATCAAAAATGGATTAAAAGCGGTCAGTCGTATCACTACAGAAGTGGAAAGTTTAGCGATTGATACGTGGGGTGTCGACTTTGGTTATATTGATCGGAACGGTCATCTCTTGTTATTGCCTAAAAACTATCGCAATGAAACGAAATTAAAGTACCAAGAAGCTATCTACAACCGTTTATCAGAATTTGAATTTTATAAAGAAACAGGCGTATTACCGAGTTCGATTAATTCATACGTGCAACTTTATGCAGACCTTCAAGAACATCCTTGGTTGAAAGATATAGTGGCACATGTACTTTTTATGCCGGACTTGTTCAACTATTTCTTAACTCAACAAACGAATGTGAACTATGCGATTGCAAGTACAAGTGGTTTGTTGTCTACTGAACAGACGTGGTCAACCAAAGTATTGGACACACTTGGCATTCCGCAACAGTGGTTTCAGCAAAGTGACATGACATTGCACACGATACTCGGTCCGTTGACACCCACACTTGTGAAAGAGACGGGGTTAAAAGATTTGCAAGTGATTGCCTCAGCAGGCCATGATACGGCGGCGAGTATTTTAACAGTCGCATCAGATGCCATATTTATTTCGTGTGGGACTTGGTCAGTCATCGGAATTCAACTCGAAAGTCCGATTATTTCTGAAGCGGCGTATGAGCATCGGATAACGAATGAAGGAACGAGCGAAGGCTACATCAAATGCCTAAAAAATTTGAATGCGCTTTGGGTGTTACAAGAGCTACAACGCTACTGGTCAGAACAAGGCCATCAACATAGCTACAATGAAATCGTTAAAAGTGCAGTCACATGTAAAATTGATAGTTATATCGATGTAGAAGATTCCATTTTTCTGAAGCATGAAAATATGCATGAACTCATCCGACAACACTTAATCGCGACAGGTCAACGTATTCCTGACCATGTAGGAGAGTGGACACGCGTCGTGATTCAAAGTATTGCATTAAATTATCAACGAACGATTTCAGCAATTGAGAAATTATCTGGTCGACATTACGACAAAGTACATATGGTCGGTGGCGGTATACAAAACCGATTGTTGTGTCAATTGACGGCTGATTTTACGAATAAAGAAGTGATAACAGGGCCTATAGAAGCAAGTGCCATGGGGAATATTTTAAGTCAGTTGCTCACATTAAAACACATTGACAAATCAGCGGTTCAACAAGTGATTGATACATCAGTTGAATTAACCAGCTATCTACCAAACGAATAAGAAGGGGGAGGTCAGATGACTGAAAAAGAACAACAATTACGAGAGTTAATTTGTGACATAGGAAGAAATCTATTTAACAAAGATTACGTCGCAGCAAATGATGGCAATATTTCAGCACGTTTATCAGAAAATGAAATATTAGCTACACCCACTGCGACAAGTAAGGGTTATTTGCGACCTGAAAATATTGTCAAATTGGATTTAGATGGCAATATTTTGGATAGCAAAGAGGGCGTTAAACCGTCTACAGAAGTGAAAATGCACTTGCGTTGTTATCAAAAAATGCCACAATGCCAAGGTGTTGTCCATGCGCATCCACCTTATGCGACAGCGTTTGCGATTAAAGGAGAAGTATTGAATAAGGCGACGATGCCTGAAGTTGTCATTGCAATGCCAGAAATTCCATTGGCGCATTATGGCTGTCCATCAACTGAAGAAGTACCGGATTCAATTGAGCCATACTTCAATCAGAGAGAAGCGGTGTTACTAGAAAGTCACGGCGCAATTACATGGGGCAAAGATTTAATGTCCGCTTACTTGAATATGGAGCGTTTAGAGTATATCGCAAAATTAACGTACATTACGAGACAGCTTGATGGAGAACGTGAATTATCACAAGAAAGAATTGATGAATTAATTAAGTTGAGATCATTTTATGGTATGGATTAAAGGTTTAAAAAAGTGAGGAGATTAGTATGTCAAAACAATCAGGGGCTAATTACAAAGCGTCAGTGAGGGAAAAACTAGCTTACGGTTCAGGGGACGGTGCAACGGCATTTGCTGCTGTAATGGTAGGAAGTTTCTCTATGTATTATTTCACAGATGTCATTGGGATTTCAGCAGCGTTTTTAGGAAGTGTATTGTTTTTCACACGTATTTTTGATGCGATTACGAACATTTTGATGGGTTATGTGGTAGATAAAACGAGTACAAGATGGGGGAAAGCGCGTCCGTGGGTTTTATGGTCAGCAGTACCTTTAGCGATTTCAACAATACTTGTCTTTAGTATGCCGACCGGATGGAGTGATACTGCTCTCAATTGGTATGTTGTCATTATTTTGAACTTGTATTTCTTGATTTACACAACAAGTAACATTCCTTATGGTACGTTAGGTGCGTTAATTACACAAGATTCTAAAGAACGTAACAACTTGAACTTATTCCGTATGATTTCATTCTTTGTAATGATGTTGATTATTTCAAATGTGACTATCCCTGCAGTTAATGCATTCGGTGGTGATGCTCGTGCATGGCAATATGTTGCTATTATTTATGGTGTCTTACTTGTAGCTATCTTCATGTTTACATTTAAGTTTACGAAAGAACGTGTGACGCAAACGAAAAAAGATAGAGACATTAAGTTAATGAAATCATTCAAATTACTGATCACGAATAAATATTGGATTATGATTTTTGGCATTATGTTAATGTCTTGGATATTGCTCGGTATGATGACAGGTACAAATGTTTACTATGCAGACTATATTTTAAAAGATGCAAGTGTAGTCGGTGCAATGTCACTTTTCTTTACTATTCCAATGTTAGCAGGCTTTTTCTGTATGCCATATCTTTTAAAGTTTTTTGACAGAAGACCATTGATTTTAATTGGTTTATTCTTAGTTGTCGTTGGTAGTGCGATGATGTTGATTAAAACAGATAGTTTACCTTTAGTGTATAGCGCTTCAATCTTAAGAGGTTTAGGTTTTGCGCCAATGATGGGTAGTGCTTATGCAATGTTAGCAGATACGATTGAATATGGTGAATGGAAACAAGGTATCCGTAATGAAGGTATGATTTATAGTGGTGGGACATTTAGTACAACATTAGCGGGTGGTCTTTCAGGTGCGATTACAGGTTGGATTTTAGAATTCGGTGGTCATATTAGTGGTAAAGATCATGCACAACAACCAGAAAGTGTGTACACAGTGATTGAATTTATATTCATCCATTTACCAATTATTTTAGCGGTGATCATTTTTATTATTATGTTGTTCTACAAACTCGATAAAATTTACCCACAAATTGTTAAAGATTTAGAGAGTCGTGTACGTAATTAAAAATATAAAAACTGTGGAGGTACAATAAACATGTATTATACACCGAGTTGGGAATCATTAAAGCAACATCCATTACCGAAATGGTTTGATGATGCGAAGTTTGGTATTTTTATCCATTGGGGTCCTTATTCTGTGCCACATTGGGCGAAT from Staphylococcus sp. MI 10-1553 carries:
- a CDS encoding rhamnulokinase, whose protein sequence is MSETKHIAIDFGASSGRVILGTFDGHKVQLEEVYRFANTPVEMNGVLYWDFPKLFQEIKNGLKAVSRITTEVESLAIDTWGVDFGYIDRNGHLLLLPKNYRNETKLKYQEAIYNRLSEFEFYKETGVLPSSINSYVQLYADLQEHPWLKDIVAHVLFMPDLFNYFLTQQTNVNYAIASTSGLLSTEQTWSTKVLDTLGIPQQWFQQSDMTLHTILGPLTPTLVKETGLKDLQVIASAGHDTAASILTVASDAIFISCGTWSVIGIQLESPIISEAAYEHRITNEGTSEGYIKCLKNLNALWVLQELQRYWSEQGHQHSYNEIVKSAVTCKIDSYIDVEDSIFLKHENMHELIRQHLIATGQRIPDHVGEWTRVVIQSIALNYQRTISAIEKLSGRHYDKVHMVGGGIQNRLLCQLTADFTNKEVITGPIEASAMGNILSQLLTLKHIDKSAVQQVIDTSVELTSYLPNE
- a CDS encoding class II aldolase/adducin family protein produces the protein MTEKEQQLRELICDIGRNLFNKDYVAANDGNISARLSENEILATPTATSKGYLRPENIVKLDLDGNILDSKEGVKPSTEVKMHLRCYQKMPQCQGVVHAHPPYATAFAIKGEVLNKATMPEVVIAMPEIPLAHYGCPSTEEVPDSIEPYFNQREAVLLESHGAITWGKDLMSAYLNMERLEYIAKLTYITRQLDGERELSQERIDELIKLRSFYGMD
- a CDS encoding MFS transporter is translated as MSKQSGANYKASVREKLAYGSGDGATAFAAVMVGSFSMYYFTDVIGISAAFLGSVLFFTRIFDAITNILMGYVVDKTSTRWGKARPWVLWSAVPLAISTILVFSMPTGWSDTALNWYVVIILNLYFLIYTTSNIPYGTLGALITQDSKERNNLNLFRMISFFVMMLIISNVTIPAVNAFGGDARAWQYVAIIYGVLLVAIFMFTFKFTKERVTQTKKDRDIKLMKSFKLLITNKYWIMIFGIMLMSWILLGMMTGTNVYYADYILKDASVVGAMSLFFTIPMLAGFFCMPYLLKFFDRRPLILIGLFLVVVGSAMMLIKTDSLPLVYSASILRGLGFAPMMGSAYAMLADTIEYGEWKQGIRNEGMIYSGGTFSTTLAGGLSGAITGWILEFGGHISGKDHAQQPESVYTVIEFIFIHLPIILAVIIFIIMLFYKLDKIYPQIVKDLESRVRN